The Streptomyces sp. NBC_01268 genome window below encodes:
- a CDS encoding tyrosine-protein phosphatase: MPAIPAATVANLRGLGTLPLGEGRSVREGLVFRSGQLDRLDPADPVVAALGIRTVVDFRTAAERAERPDHVPAGGRLLVADVLADFLATSGLPPAARLKTLLSDPALAEEHLGGGRAQAAFRRTYRAFVNTESARASYGAFLTELGDPYAGPLLFHCTAGKDRTGWAAAVVLSLLGADEETVMAEFLAVNPAVRQAFAPLIEGFTAQGGDPDLALALIGVVPEYLEAALDEVTVRYGSMDKYVRDGLGVPDEVTALIRERLTVYAA; the protein is encoded by the coding sequence ATGCCCGCCATCCCCGCCGCCACCGTCGCCAACCTCCGCGGCCTCGGCACCCTCCCGCTCGGCGAGGGCCGCAGCGTCCGCGAGGGCCTGGTCTTCCGCTCCGGGCAGCTCGACCGGCTGGATCCGGCCGATCCGGTGGTGGCCGCGCTCGGCATCCGTACCGTCGTCGACTTCCGCACCGCCGCCGAACGGGCCGAGCGGCCCGACCACGTGCCGGCGGGCGGGCGGCTGCTCGTCGCGGACGTGCTCGCGGACTTCCTGGCGACCAGTGGACTGCCGCCCGCCGCCCGGCTGAAGACCCTGCTCTCCGACCCGGCGCTCGCCGAGGAGCACCTGGGCGGCGGCCGGGCGCAGGCGGCGTTCCGGCGGACCTACCGGGCCTTCGTGAACACCGAGTCGGCGCGCGCCTCGTACGGGGCCTTCCTCACCGAGCTGGGCGACCCGTACGCCGGTCCGCTGCTCTTCCACTGCACGGCCGGCAAGGACCGCACGGGCTGGGCCGCGGCGGTCGTGCTCTCGCTGCTCGGCGCGGACGAGGAGACGGTCATGGCGGAGTTCCTGGCGGTCAACCCGGCGGTCCGGCAGGCCTTCGCCCCGCTCATCGAGGGCTTCACGGCCCAGGGCGGCGACCCGGACCTGGCGCTCGCGCTGATCGGGGTCGTGCCGGAATACCTGGAGGCGGCGCTCGACGAGGTCACGGTGCGGTACGGGTCGATGGACAAGTACGTACGGGACGGGCTCGGCGTCCCCGACGAGGTGACCGCGCTGATCCGGGAGCGGCTCACGGTGTACGCGGCCTGA
- a CDS encoding winged helix-turn-helix domain-containing protein, producing the protein MAHTQAAATLTALRPRVERADRHRLRAVDPDEAAGLARVADFLPPGATLLPAPQHTLPALPGRPPMVGYLVLLPADQQQPAPVAAEPAGEQGPVAIDGVQRVAVVDGRPLDLTYLEFELLAHLVAHPHRVHTRDQLVTTVWGYGHVGDGRTVDVHVARLRRKLGAEHRHTIQTVRRVGYKYTP; encoded by the coding sequence ATGGCCCATACCCAGGCTGCCGCCACCCTCACCGCCCTCCGCCCCCGCGTCGAGCGCGCCGACCGGCACCGGCTGCGCGCCGTCGACCCCGACGAGGCCGCCGGTCTCGCGCGGGTCGCCGACTTCCTTCCGCCGGGCGCCACGCTGCTGCCCGCGCCCCAGCACACCCTGCCGGCGCTGCCCGGCCGGCCGCCGATGGTCGGCTATCTGGTGCTGCTCCCCGCCGACCAGCAGCAGCCCGCCCCGGTGGCGGCGGAGCCGGCCGGCGAGCAGGGCCCGGTGGCCATCGACGGGGTCCAGCGGGTCGCCGTCGTGGACGGGCGGCCGCTGGACCTGACGTATCTGGAGTTCGAACTGCTCGCCCATCTGGTGGCCCACCCGCACCGGGTGCACACCCGCGACCAGTTGGTCACGACGGTGTGGGGGTACGGGCACGTCGGTGACGGCCGGACCGTCGACGTCCACGTGGCGCGGCTGCGCCGCAAGCTGGGCGCCGAGCACCGCCACACGATCCAGACCGTGCGGCGGGTCGGCTACAAGTACACCCCCTGA
- a CDS encoding metal-dependent hydrolase, which translates to MSNTQPAPVASEHIELKARKVSFDWEETPLHWVPGDPFTTHTINVLHLLLPAGERWFVHVYKQVLPYITDDRLRADVIGFIGQEAVHSQAHDDVLPHLKRLGLDPTPYTAQVDWFFEKLLGDRTLPPGRPRRWWLMERVALIAAIEHYTAFLGNWVLNAEELDRVGADPVMLDLLRWHGAEEVEHRSVAFELFLHLDGGYRRRVRTWAAAFSALAFLWQRGVRFFMENDPGVLDAKPSVGQFVRKGREGVLPSTPDMLRSIPRYLSRSYHPTQEGCTAQAAAYLASSPGANGGRP; encoded by the coding sequence ATGTCTAATACGCAGCCTGCACCGGTGGCGTCGGAACACATCGAGCTCAAGGCCCGCAAGGTCTCCTTCGACTGGGAGGAGACCCCGCTGCACTGGGTTCCCGGCGACCCGTTCACCACCCACACCATCAACGTGCTGCACCTGCTGCTCCCGGCCGGTGAGCGCTGGTTCGTGCACGTCTACAAGCAGGTCCTCCCGTACATCACCGACGACCGGCTGCGTGCGGACGTCATCGGCTTCATCGGGCAGGAGGCCGTCCACTCCCAGGCCCACGACGACGTGCTGCCGCACCTCAAGCGGCTCGGGCTCGACCCCACCCCGTACACCGCGCAGGTCGACTGGTTCTTCGAGAAGCTGCTCGGCGACCGGACGCTGCCGCCGGGCCGGCCGCGCCGCTGGTGGCTGATGGAGCGGGTCGCGCTGATCGCCGCGATCGAGCACTACACCGCCTTCCTCGGCAACTGGGTGCTCAACGCCGAGGAGCTCGACCGGGTCGGCGCCGACCCCGTCATGCTGGACCTGCTGCGCTGGCACGGCGCCGAGGAGGTCGAGCACCGCTCGGTCGCCTTCGAGCTCTTCCTGCACCTGGACGGCGGCTACCGGCGGCGCGTCCGCACCTGGGCGGCGGCGTTCTCCGCGCTCGCGTTCCTCTGGCAGCGCGGGGTGCGCTTCTTCATGGAGAACGACCCCGGCGTGCTCGACGCCAAGCCGAGCGTGGGCCAGTTCGTCCGCAAGGGCCGCGAGGGCGTGCTGCCCTCCACGCCCGACATGCTGCGCTCCATCCCCCGCTACCTGAGCCGCAGTTACCACCCCACCCAGGAGGGCTGCACCGCACAGGCCGCCGCCTACCTGGCGAGCTCCCCCGGCGCCAACGGAGGCCGTCCCTGA
- the glnII gene encoding glutamine synthetase, which translates to MTFKAEYIWIDGTEPTAKLRSKTKIMPGTGVALEELPIWGFDGSSTNQAKGHASDRVLKPVFSCPDPIRGGDDVLVLCEVLNTDMTPHESNTRAALAEVYAQYASQEPIFGIEQEYTFFDGERPLGFPVGGFPAPQGGYYCGVGADEIFGRDVVEAHLENCLTAGLGISGINAEVMPGQWEFQVGPLAPLEVADQLWVARWLLYRTAEDFKVTATLDPKPVKGDWNGAGAHTNFSTKAMREGYDAIITACESLGEGSKPLDHVKNYGAGIDDRLTGLHETAPWDKYHYGVSDRGASVRIPWQVEQDGKGYIEDRRPNANVDPYVVTRLLVDTCCEALERAGQV; encoded by the coding sequence GTGACCTTCAAGGCTGAGTACATCTGGATCGACGGAACCGAGCCGACCGCCAAGCTCCGTTCGAAGACGAAGATCATGCCCGGCACGGGGGTCGCCCTGGAGGAGCTGCCGATCTGGGGCTTCGACGGTTCCAGCACCAACCAGGCCAAGGGGCACGCCTCGGACCGCGTCCTCAAGCCGGTCTTCTCCTGCCCGGACCCGATCCGCGGCGGCGACGACGTGCTGGTGCTGTGCGAGGTCCTGAACACGGACATGACGCCGCACGAGTCCAACACGCGTGCCGCGCTGGCCGAGGTGTACGCGCAGTACGCCTCCCAGGAGCCGATCTTCGGCATCGAGCAGGAGTACACCTTCTTCGACGGCGAGCGTCCGCTCGGCTTCCCGGTCGGCGGCTTCCCGGCCCCGCAGGGCGGCTACTACTGCGGTGTCGGCGCGGACGAGATCTTCGGCCGTGACGTCGTCGAGGCGCACCTGGAGAACTGCCTGACCGCGGGTCTCGGCATCTCCGGCATCAACGCCGAGGTCATGCCCGGCCAGTGGGAGTTCCAGGTCGGCCCGCTGGCGCCGCTCGAGGTCGCCGACCAGCTGTGGGTGGCCCGCTGGCTGCTCTACCGCACCGCCGAGGACTTCAAGGTCACCGCGACGCTGGACCCGAAGCCGGTGAAGGGCGACTGGAACGGCGCCGGCGCGCACACCAACTTCTCCACGAAGGCGATGCGCGAGGGCTACGACGCGATCATCACCGCGTGCGAGTCGCTGGGCGAGGGCTCGAAGCCGCTCGACCACGTGAAGAACTACGGCGCGGGCATCGACGACCGGCTGACCGGTCTGCACGAGACCGCCCCGTGGGACAAGTACCACTACGGCGTCTCCGACCGCGGTGCCTCGGTCCGCATCCCGTGGCAGGTCGAGCAGGACGGCAAGGGCTACATCGAGGACCGCCGTCCGAACGCCAACGTGGACCCGTACGTGGTGACCCGCCTCCTGGTGGACACCTGCTGCGAGGCCCTCGAGCGGGCCGGCCAGGTCTGA
- a CDS encoding PepSY-associated TM helix domain-containing protein, translated as MTIDDLARPETPDTPETPEARATDSPARPRGWAALRPLVLRLHFYAGVLVAPFLLVAAVSGLLYALSVPAEKLVYAHELEVPVPADATALPLSRQVELARAANPDGTVTAVWPGAEPGATTRVLMDDPEAPEGTSMGVFVDPYTGDIRGQLPSYGSSGALPLRTWISGLHVDLHLGELGRNYSELAASWLWVVALGGLLLWIGRRRKNRRALFLPEGGPKSRRRTLSWHGTVGLWTVAGLVALSATGLTWSRYAGENIGSVQDRLGGATPALSAEITAGGPAGAGAGEHAGHGAGHQSAPAAPKGADIGLDKAVDAARAAGIDSPSITVVLPAQGAGYVVKETDKQFPVELDSVAVNPADGTVLDELRFADYPLLAQLTRVGIDAHMGVFLGLFNQLALAALGLALVLLVLWGYRMWWLRRPGRPVARGAWRRVPPTLLLPLLAGTALVAWFVPLLGLSLLLFVAVDVTTGVVAKVRAGRGGPDPAGTA; from the coding sequence ATGACCATCGACGACCTCGCGCGCCCGGAGACACCGGACACACCGGAAACCCCCGAGGCACGCGCCACCGACTCCCCGGCCCGGCCGCGCGGCTGGGCGGCCCTGCGGCCGCTCGTCCTGCGCCTGCACTTCTACGCGGGCGTCCTCGTCGCCCCGTTCCTCCTCGTCGCCGCCGTCAGCGGCCTGCTCTACGCCCTGTCCGTACCGGCCGAGAAGCTGGTCTACGCGCACGAGCTCGAAGTCCCGGTGCCCGCCGACGCCACGGCCCTGCCGCTCTCCCGCCAGGTCGAGCTGGCCCGCGCGGCCAACCCCGACGGCACCGTCACCGCCGTGTGGCCCGGCGCCGAACCCGGCGCCACCACCCGGGTCCTGATGGACGACCCGGAGGCCCCCGAGGGCACCTCCATGGGCGTGTTCGTCGACCCGTACACCGGCGACATACGCGGACAGCTGCCCAGCTACGGCAGCTCGGGCGCGCTCCCGCTGCGCACCTGGATCTCCGGGCTCCACGTCGACCTGCACCTCGGCGAGCTCGGCCGCAACTACAGCGAGCTGGCCGCCAGCTGGCTGTGGGTGGTCGCGCTCGGCGGCCTGCTGCTGTGGATCGGGCGCCGCCGCAAGAACCGGCGCGCGCTGTTCCTGCCCGAAGGCGGCCCGAAGTCCCGCCGCCGCACGCTCTCCTGGCACGGCACGGTCGGCCTGTGGACGGTGGCCGGTCTCGTGGCGCTCTCCGCCACCGGTCTGACCTGGTCGCGGTATGCGGGCGAGAACATCGGCTCCGTCCAGGACCGGCTCGGCGGCGCGACCCCGGCGCTCTCCGCGGAGATCACGGCCGGCGGCCCGGCCGGGGCCGGGGCCGGCGAGCACGCGGGACACGGCGCCGGCCACCAGTCGGCACCGGCCGCGCCCAAGGGTGCGGACATCGGCCTCGACAAGGCGGTCGACGCGGCCCGTGCGGCCGGCATCGACAGCCCCTCGATCACCGTCGTGCTGCCGGCTCAGGGCGCCGGCTACGTGGTGAAGGAGACCGACAAGCAGTTCCCCGTCGAGCTGGACTCGGTGGCCGTGAACCCGGCCGACGGCACCGTCCTCGACGAGCTGCGCTTCGCCGACTACCCGCTGCTCGCGCAGCTCACCCGGGTCGGCATCGACGCCCACATGGGCGTCTTCCTCGGCCTGTTCAACCAGCTGGCGCTCGCGGCCCTCGGGCTCGCGCTCGTCCTGCTCGTCCTGTGGGGCTACCGCATGTGGTGGCTGCGCCGGCCGGGCCGCCCGGTCGCCCGGGGTGCCTGGCGCAGGGTCCCGCCGACGCTGCTGCTGCCGCTGCTCGCCGGGACGGCCCTGGTGGCCTGGTTCGTCCCGCTGCTCGGCCTCAGCCTGCTGCTGTTCGTGGCCGTGGACGTGACGACCGGGGTCGTGGCGAAGGTCCGGGCCGGGCGCGGTGGCCCGGACCCCGCCGGAACCGCCTGA
- a CDS encoding PDR/VanB family oxidoreductase — protein MPRLRTVVLLAGAALLAKRALRRRIDASPLWPMPALDEPVSGRGRGSTVTLRVLVAERREPAAGVVQLRLEGSALPAWQPGAHIDLVLPSGAVRQYSLCGDPAERDVYTIATRLIEAEQGGRGGSREVHEQLHVGTEIEIRGPRNRFPLAPAPAYVFVAGGIGITPILPMVRAAEAAGADWRLLYCGRHRATMPYVHEAEKLGRGRTTVVTEHESGLPDLSFLGGLPAETAVYCCGPEGLMDAVGAALPDGRVPTLERFSAARTEGGAPFEVELRRSGRTLTVAADQSVLSAVREAVPGVLYSCRQGFCGTCRQGVLEGEVDHRDELLTDAERADSMLICVSRCAGERLVLDL, from the coding sequence ATGCCCCGACTGCGTACCGTCGTCCTGCTCGCCGGGGCCGCGCTGCTCGCCAAGCGGGCCCTGCGGCGCCGGATCGACGCCTCGCCGCTCTGGCCCATGCCCGCGCTCGACGAGCCGGTCTCGGGCCGCGGGCGCGGCTCCACCGTCACCCTGCGCGTCCTGGTCGCCGAGCGCCGCGAGCCCGCCGCCGGCGTCGTCCAACTGCGCCTGGAGGGCAGCGCGCTGCCCGCCTGGCAGCCCGGCGCGCACATCGACCTCGTGCTGCCCTCCGGCGCCGTGCGCCAGTACTCGCTCTGCGGCGACCCGGCCGAGCGGGACGTCTACACGATCGCCACCCGGCTGATCGAGGCCGAGCAGGGCGGCCGGGGCGGCTCCCGCGAGGTGCACGAACAGCTGCACGTCGGCACCGAGATCGAGATCCGCGGGCCGCGCAACCGCTTCCCGCTGGCCCCCGCCCCCGCCTACGTCTTCGTCGCCGGCGGCATCGGGATCACTCCGATCCTGCCCATGGTGCGGGCCGCCGAGGCGGCCGGGGCGGACTGGCGGCTGCTGTACTGCGGGCGCCACCGCGCCACCATGCCGTACGTGCACGAGGCGGAGAAGCTGGGGCGCGGCCGGACGACGGTGGTCACCGAGCACGAGAGCGGGCTCCCCGACCTGTCCTTCCTCGGCGGGCTGCCCGCCGAGACCGCCGTCTACTGCTGCGGGCCCGAGGGGCTCATGGACGCGGTGGGCGCGGCGCTGCCGGACGGCCGGGTCCCCACCCTGGAACGCTTCTCCGCCGCGCGGACCGAGGGCGGCGCGCCCTTCGAGGTCGAACTGCGGCGCTCCGGGCGTACGTTGACGGTGGCGGCCGACCAGTCGGTGCTGTCCGCGGTCCGCGAGGCCGTGCCGGGGGTCCTGTACTCCTGTCGGCAGGGCTTCTGCGGGACCTGCCGGCAGGGTGTCCTGGAGGGCGAGGTCGACCACCGGGACGAGCTGCTCACCGACGCGGAGCGGGCCGACTCGATGCTGATCTGCGTGTCGCGGTGCGCGGGCGAACGGCTGGTCCTGGACCTGTAG
- a CDS encoding TetR/AcrR family transcriptional regulator, with protein sequence MTTGVRRRMGVEERKQQLIGVALELFSHRSPDDVSIDEIAAAAGISRPLVYHYFPGKQSLYEAALRRAADDLAGRFVEPSRGPLGARLLRVMGRFFDFVDDHGPGFAALMRGGPAVGSSTAHAMIDEVRQAAYEQILAHLEVTGPSARLELVVRSWVSLAESTALLWLDGRRVPRAELERQLVHDFAALAAVSAVYDEGMAEILVRILADEPADGPFGELVGRLIALAPPREPEQRSS encoded by the coding sequence ATGACGACCGGGGTACGCCGCAGGATGGGCGTCGAGGAGCGCAAGCAGCAACTGATCGGGGTGGCCCTCGAGCTGTTCAGCCACCGCTCCCCCGACGACGTCTCGATCGACGAGATCGCCGCGGCCGCGGGCATCTCGCGGCCGCTGGTCTACCACTACTTCCCCGGCAAGCAGTCGCTGTACGAGGCCGCGCTGCGGCGGGCCGCCGACGACCTGGCCGGGCGGTTCGTGGAACCGTCCCGGGGTCCGCTGGGCGCGCGGCTGCTGCGGGTGATGGGGCGCTTCTTCGACTTCGTCGACGACCACGGCCCCGGTTTCGCCGCGCTCATGCGGGGCGGTCCCGCGGTCGGTTCCTCGACCGCCCACGCGATGATCGACGAGGTGCGGCAGGCCGCGTACGAGCAGATCCTGGCCCATCTGGAGGTGACCGGCCCCTCCGCCCGGCTCGAACTGGTCGTCCGCTCCTGGGTGTCGCTCGCCGAGTCGACGGCGCTGCTGTGGCTGGACGGGCGCCGGGTGCCGCGCGCGGAGCTGGAGCGCCAGCTCGTGCACGACTTCGCGGCGCTGGCGGCGGTGAGCGCCGTGTACGACGAGGGGATGGCGGAGATCCTGGTCCGGATCCTCGCCGACGAGCCGGCGGACGGGCCGTTCGGTGAACTGGTGGGGCGCCTGATCGCCCTGGCGCCGCCGCGGGAGCCGGAGCAGCGCTCCTCGTAG